A genomic region of Rhipicephalus sanguineus isolate Rsan-2018 chromosome 3, BIME_Rsan_1.4, whole genome shotgun sequence contains the following coding sequences:
- the LOC125757920 gene encoding uncharacterized protein LOC125757920 — translation MKRLEVELLKAQSNSGGSEASSGVERKSFRMKDLMQPYRSGEDMGLFLVNFERTCEKAGVTKTMWPQCLLTLLPCEAADVIARLTKEEADDYDQVKSSLLKRYRLSAEAFRQKFRNAVKQKDESYADFAYKLMSNMREWLKEAKAFEDKEKIVECFGLEQFYRRLPQDVRLWVQDREDVTTVSKAAELAEEFVSRRALDRKEIPQREGQIKKATGWKGHSVQDNRESNAEPVEKGEAVKEADLAQEKHQKRAFEKRRPLVCYNCHKPGHMAAYCENPKVACLSVDSGKESTQLLEPYIRELRAMSDSSRMSLMANTTSQ, via the exons TGCTCAAGGCTCAAAGTAATAGTGGAGGTAGCGAAGCGTCTAGCGGAGTAGAACGGAAGTCGTTCAGGATGAAAGACCTAATGCAACCCTACCGCTCCGGAGAGGACATGGGTCTGTTTTTGGTAAACTTCGAGCGCACGTGCGAGAAGGCGGGTGTTACCAAAACGATGTGGCCGCAGTGCTTGCTTACCTTACTACCGTGTGAGGCTGCCGATGTAATTGCCCGCTTGACAAAAGAGGAAGCAGATGATTACGACCAGGTTAAGTCGAGCCTGCTTAAGAGGTATAGATTGTCAGCGGAAGCATTCAGGCAGAAGTTCCGGAACGCCGTAAAGCAGAAAGACGAGTCGTATGCTGACTTCGCATACAAGTTAATGTCTAACATGAGGGAGTGGCTCAAAGAGGCTAAGGCGTTCGAGGATAAAGAGAAGATTGTGGAGTGCTTCGGACTCGAGCAGTTTTACCGTCGTTTGCCCCAAGACGTTAGGCTCTGGGTGCAAGACAGGGAGGACGTAACCACTGTCTCGAAGGCCGCGGAGCTTGCGGAAGAGTTCGTCTCGCGCCGTGCGCTTGATAGAAAGGAGATTCCCCAGCGGGAGGGCCAGATCAAAAAGGCAACTGGGTGGAAGGGACATTCAGTCCAAGATAACCGAGAGAGCAACGCTGAACCCGTAGAGAAGGGGGAGGCAGTGAAAGAAGCCGATCTGGCTCAGGAAAAGCACCAAAAGAGGGCTTTTGAAAAGAGGCGTCCGCTTGTGTGCTACAATTGCCACAAGCCGGGTCATATGGCGGCGTACTGCGAGAATCCAAAGGTTGCTTGCCTGTCAGTTGACAGCGGGAAGGAAAGCACGCAACTTTTGGAGCCATATATTCGAGAACTCAGA GCTATGTCCGACTCCTCCAGGATGTCACTGATGGCTAATACAACGTCTCAGTGA